In one window of Candidatus Sulfuricurvum sp. RIFRC-1 DNA:
- a CDS encoding EAL domain-containing protein, protein MTYTEQKEREHRFALALRMGLPIFSLSTITLFALLTRNYTTVSSLIILSIALLGIMVYFIFYLIYQSTNENITDTITHTFTPEYFFRLFKKSISKKTQTLVLISVENLWSINERYGVKNGDKSLQNTVIKLDDFFRDKRIEKLPICRYKGGDFLVFLPGEKEQYVPLIELLLSKYQNYINDDIEIRLEAVMIDSRLSDDIELLVSRLYELHHDRVSSEKEDIYSINELENEIIQAVEKRRFSIGFWPVCCDEYAVFDTTVKLIDTEGRFIHQSRYIPVLNRLNKMRHFESDVLEKIGSLCDDQKRNFVVTISSVTLRNPHFFEHALTLFERYPQARYKITLMFEEKEYCHQLERFAHQIAHYRKAGYKIALDRLGGHHTTLLYLKELEVDIVRFDPLYTRHIKEAGYQNIIQGLNLSAHLCGAKTWVSMIEDEYTYNLVQSLKINYRQGNYLGRILTPEQL, encoded by the coding sequence ATGACTTACACTGAGCAAAAAGAGAGGGAACACCGTTTCGCATTAGCTTTGCGGATGGGGTTGCCGATCTTTTCTCTCAGTACCATAACCCTTTTTGCACTATTAACACGAAACTACACCACTGTTTCTTCTTTAATCATTTTATCAATTGCGTTATTGGGGATAATGGTCTATTTTATTTTCTATTTGATTTATCAAAGTACCAATGAAAATATTACCGATACGATTACCCATACTTTTACCCCGGAATATTTTTTTCGGCTGTTTAAAAAATCAATTTCCAAAAAAACACAAACCCTTGTTTTAATCAGTGTTGAAAATTTATGGTCGATCAATGAACGGTACGGGGTTAAAAACGGCGATAAGTCATTGCAAAATACCGTCATAAAACTGGACGATTTCTTTCGTGATAAGAGAATCGAAAAACTTCCGATATGCCGTTATAAGGGCGGTGATTTTTTAGTTTTTTTACCGGGCGAAAAAGAGCAATATGTTCCTCTTATCGAACTTCTTTTGAGCAAGTATCAAAATTATATTAATGATGACATTGAGATACGGCTTGAAGCGGTGATGATCGATTCACGGCTCTCCGATGATATCGAGTTGTTAGTAAGCCGTTTGTATGAACTGCATCATGATCGGGTCAGTTCGGAAAAAGAGGACATTTATTCGATTAACGAACTTGAAAATGAGATCATACAAGCCGTTGAAAAAAGACGCTTTTCGATCGGATTTTGGCCGGTATGCTGTGATGAATATGCCGTGTTTGATACAACCGTTAAACTGATTGATACCGAAGGACGCTTTATCCACCAAAGCCGTTATATCCCCGTATTGAACCGTTTGAATAAGATGCGTCATTTCGAGAGCGATGTATTGGAAAAAATCGGTTCTTTGTGCGATGATCAGAAACGAAACTTTGTGGTAACGATTTCTTCCGTTACCTTACGTAATCCTCACTTTTTTGAGCATGCACTCACCCTGTTTGAACGTTATCCGCAGGCTCGATATAAAATAACGTTGATGTTTGAAGAGAAAGAATATTGCCATCAGTTGGAGCGTTTTGCCCATCAAATTGCCCATTATCGAAAAGCGGGATATAAAATCGCACTCGATCGTTTAGGGGGACATCACACGACCCTTTTGTATCTCAAAGAGCTTGAAGTCGATATCGTCCGTTTTGATCCTCTTTATACCCGCCATATCAAAGAAGCGGGATACCAAAACATCATTCAGGGGCTTAACCTGAGTGCTCACTTGTGCGGAGCTAAAACCTGGGTATCGATGATCGAAGATGAATATACCTATAATCTCGTTCAGTCACTAAAAATCAACTATCGGCAGGGAAATTATCTGGGTAGAATTTTAACACCGGAACAGTTATAA
- the queF gene encoding preQ(1) synthase codes for MKYGEQIVENFDIEKDFEIWPNQHERDYVIKVTLPEFTCLCPRSGYPDFATIYVEYTPDKWVAELKAIKLYINSFRNRHISHENSANEIYSTFESKIAPKRLKVVADYFPRGNVHTVVEIDSEKMERSR; via the coding sequence ATGAAATACGGAGAACAAATCGTCGAAAATTTCGATATCGAAAAAGATTTTGAAATTTGGCCGAATCAACATGAACGCGATTATGTAATCAAAGTAACCCTGCCGGAGTTTACCTGCCTTTGTCCTCGCAGCGGATACCCCGATTTCGCAACGATTTATGTCGAATATACGCCGGATAAATGGGTAGCTGAACTCAAAGCCATCAAACTGTACATTAATTCGTTCAGAAACCGCCATATTTCTCACGAAAACAGTGCAAACGAGATCTATAGCACTTTCGAGTCAAAAATCGCTCCTAAGCGTTTAAAAGTGGTTGCAGACTATTTTCCTCGAGGAAATGTACATACGGTCGTTGAGATCGACAGCGAAAAGATGGAACGCTCACGTTAG
- a CDS encoding TonB-dependent receptor, which translates to MKNIFLTAVLSCSLLQADDQSELAPLSLEDLLNIQVTSTSRRDESQHLAPGVITVVSAQEIHQYGARHLRDVIDRLVGMQVLSSHQRPHNKTSIRGMNGAHQEGWEVVLLNGRPIHDGTDGGFNFDIYLGFPLEMIDHIEVIRGPGSVIYGTNAMAGVINIVTKDAQKSINETRIDIGAGSFNRTQLQLSTLIGGADYSLNIGLNAIRANGDSINGVLDKDHIAGTYDSGENSDNLVINGKYKGFTLNAMVMNNDADSGGSSFQLPSSPMEKKRGYLDVGYLYDITSGWDASFNYTVNLGEFDWQISETGGRNHYKDRYDMAEMIVRGNIATDLNLLFGANSSNYETEFKSGFPYSEMNSKSAYTQIDYMLSPKQKIIAGIQLNKPEDTQTDLSKRAGFIQGFGNNWWLKLLYSEAYRSPNLQEAKINAPTLRGNPLLNPEKVATYDAQLIYQTPKQYYAIALYDTVLDNLIVRVSGTPTTFANQGNVHFQGIEMEGRVEVNEDFNILGNFSYQINKTNSGVKDTTFAPNMMAKLGGSYSGFHGMNIAVFNSYIGSSNDQSIANSALNPEPDAYNLLTANVSVDTAQTWGIGKRGHSLLSLYLDNLLDEDVYSPNLNYTNGTNTIPHHWGRSANLTYTYKF; encoded by the coding sequence ATGAAAAATATCTTTTTAACGGCAGTGCTTTCTTGCTCTCTTCTCCAAGCAGATGACCAATCCGAATTAGCCCCTCTTTCGCTGGAGGACCTTCTCAATATTCAAGTCACCAGTACTTCGCGCCGCGATGAAAGCCAGCACTTGGCCCCCGGAGTCATTACCGTAGTCTCCGCTCAAGAGATTCATCAATACGGTGCCAGACATTTACGCGATGTCATTGATCGCCTTGTCGGGATGCAGGTACTCAGTTCCCACCAGCGCCCCCATAATAAAACCTCGATTCGCGGCATGAACGGAGCCCATCAGGAAGGGTGGGAAGTGGTTCTCCTTAACGGACGCCCGATACACGATGGAACCGACGGCGGATTTAACTTCGATATTTATCTCGGATTTCCGTTAGAGATGATCGATCATATCGAAGTGATACGAGGTCCGGGATCGGTTATTTACGGCACCAATGCGATGGCTGGGGTCATCAACATTGTCACCAAAGACGCACAAAAATCGATCAATGAAACCCGTATCGATATCGGGGCTGGGAGCTTTAATCGCACTCAACTTCAACTCTCAACATTGATTGGAGGTGCTGATTACAGTCTTAACATCGGTCTCAATGCCATCCGCGCCAATGGCGACAGTATTAATGGAGTTCTCGATAAGGACCACATCGCGGGAACCTATGATTCTGGTGAAAACAGCGATAACCTTGTCATTAACGGCAAATACAAAGGATTCACCCTCAACGCAATGGTAATGAATAACGATGCGGACAGCGGAGGTTCCTCTTTTCAGCTCCCCTCATCGCCGATGGAAAAGAAAAGAGGGTATCTCGACGTCGGATATCTCTACGATATCACGAGCGGATGGGATGCCTCTTTTAACTATACCGTTAATTTGGGCGAGTTTGATTGGCAAATCAGCGAAACAGGCGGACGCAACCATTATAAAGACCGCTACGATATGGCGGAAATGATTGTTCGCGGCAATATCGCCACCGATCTCAATCTCCTCTTCGGCGCCAACTCTTCAAATTACGAAACCGAGTTCAAGAGCGGGTTCCCTTATTCTGAAATGAACAGTAAAAGTGCCTATACTCAAATCGACTATATGCTCTCTCCGAAACAAAAAATCATCGCCGGAATTCAGTTAAACAAACCCGAGGATACCCAAACCGATCTCTCCAAGAGAGCCGGATTCATTCAGGGATTCGGAAATAACTGGTGGCTCAAACTCCTCTACAGTGAAGCGTACCGTTCCCCAAACCTCCAAGAAGCAAAAATCAATGCGCCGACATTGAGAGGAAATCCCTTACTGAATCCCGAAAAAGTGGCAACGTATGACGCTCAGCTCATTTATCAAACGCCGAAACAATACTATGCGATTGCCCTGTATGATACGGTACTTGATAATTTGATTGTAAGGGTTTCGGGAACGCCGACAACATTTGCTAATCAGGGAAATGTCCATTTTCAGGGGATAGAGATGGAGGGGCGTGTAGAAGTAAATGAGGATTTCAACATCCTCGGCAATTTCAGCTATCAGATCAACAAAACAAACAGCGGAGTAAAAGACACCACGTTTGCCCCCAATATGATGGCTAAGCTGGGCGGTTCTTATAGCGGATTTCATGGGATGAATATCGCGGTATTTAACAGTTATATCGGCAGCTCAAACGATCAAAGCATAGCAAATTCAGCGCTTAATCCTGAGCCGGATGCTTATAATCTTTTAACCGCCAACGTATCGGTCGATACGGCTCAAACGTGGGGGATAGGAAAACGGGGCCACTCCTTATTGTCACTCTATTTGGACAATCTTTTGGATGAAGATGTGTACAGTCCCAATCTCAACTACACCAATGGAACCAATACCATCCCCCATCATTGGGGACGCAGCGCCAATCTCACCTATACCTATAAGTTTTAA
- a CDS encoding ATP-binding protein — MRVICTSIASQMTRSLVITSLFIIVFGTIFLSWYNINHEKESYLHESQLQADLVVDLVTAPLAFFDVQGISTNINPLRKNSHVLLAVVYSADQTPLTSFNPHHRPIPQLNLPLGTRYDNTGWFPWDVEKLSTTLEIKQNSQLLGYLYIERKTDRITSFVMDLVKSVTIFSFGLLLFVYMVSRMLSKKILQPILTLTEAAKEVAQNNNYSLRVTHDKDDEIAYLYDAFNHLLSDTESLTTHLESRVASRTQELQDSLETLKKAQLQLVESEKMAALGNLVSGVAHEVNTPLGNAITGGSIIVRETQQLLRQIEEGTLKKSFMEQKLNILNETADLLLKSVNQAANLIRSFKRISVDQSVEDKQTFNLYEYLEEILLTFHNKLKKIPVTVHIEGDTKLVIKSYPGVYAQIISNFIQNSLLHGFNESTLDATITIRFQIDENNLILTYADNGAGMDEKIKKTAFEPFTTTKRNAGGTGLGLNIVYNLITQKLLGKIILNSETQKGASFTLTLPLEQSVSGEHLQA, encoded by the coding sequence ATGAGAGTAATTTGCACCTCCATAGCTTCGCAAATGACCCGTTCTTTGGTCATTACAAGCCTTTTCATCATTGTTTTCGGAACCATATTCCTATCGTGGTACAACATTAACCATGAAAAAGAATCCTATCTTCACGAAAGCCAATTGCAGGCTGATTTGGTCGTCGATTTGGTAACCGCTCCATTGGCATTTTTTGATGTTCAGGGGATCAGTACCAACATTAACCCACTCCGTAAAAACAGCCATGTTCTTTTGGCTGTCGTCTACAGCGCAGACCAAACACCGCTCACTTCTTTTAATCCCCACCATCGCCCTATTCCACAACTCAATCTCCCTTTGGGAACACGTTATGATAACACCGGCTGGTTCCCATGGGATGTTGAAAAACTCTCAACCACACTTGAAATTAAACAAAATTCTCAACTCTTAGGCTACCTCTATATCGAGAGAAAAACAGATCGTATCACCTCTTTTGTTATGGATTTAGTGAAATCGGTCACGATTTTTTCATTCGGATTACTCCTTTTTGTCTACATGGTGTCACGTATGTTGAGCAAAAAAATCCTCCAGCCGATACTTACATTAACCGAAGCGGCCAAAGAGGTAGCACAAAACAACAACTACTCGCTTCGTGTCACCCATGATAAGGACGATGAAATTGCTTATTTGTACGATGCCTTTAACCATCTCTTAAGTGATACCGAATCGTTGACAACCCATTTGGAATCGAGGGTGGCATCACGAACCCAAGAGCTTCAAGACTCCCTTGAAACACTGAAAAAAGCACAGCTTCAGCTGGTAGAATCTGAGAAAATGGCCGCACTGGGGAATCTTGTCAGCGGTGTTGCCCATGAGGTCAATACCCCTTTGGGCAATGCAATTACCGGGGGATCTATTATCGTCAGAGAGACTCAGCAGCTCCTGCGGCAAATAGAGGAGGGAACCCTCAAAAAATCGTTTATGGAGCAAAAACTCAACATATTGAACGAAACAGCAGACCTGCTCCTCAAAAGTGTTAATCAAGCGGCCAATCTCATTCGCAGTTTCAAACGTATTTCTGTCGACCAAAGCGTGGAAGATAAACAAACCTTCAATCTGTACGAGTATCTCGAAGAGATTCTCCTTACATTCCATAACAAACTTAAAAAAATACCGGTAACCGTACATATCGAAGGGGATACTAAACTGGTTATCAAATCTTACCCCGGTGTATACGCCCAAATTATCAGCAATTTCATCCAAAATTCCTTACTGCACGGGTTTAATGAATCAACTCTTGATGCAACTATCACGATCCGTTTTCAAATAGACGAAAACAATCTGATCCTCACCTATGCCGACAACGGAGCAGGGATGGATGAAAAAATTAAAAAAACTGCTTTCGAGCCGTTTACTACCACCAAACGCAATGCCGGGGGGACTGGTCTTGGACTTAATATCGTCTACAATCTTATCACCCAAAAACTGCTGGGGAAAATTATCCTGAATTCTGAGACCCAAAAAGGTGCATCATTCACCCTCACCCTCCCATTGGAACAGAGTGTGTCGGGTGAACATTTACAGGCTTAA
- a CDS encoding YfiR family protein has translation MKQFFVALFCFFYGSSLLAVSEESIKAAYLERFTMFIQWPKPIESYTICVYDDDSFAQTLQKSYSSRLFNNHPLKVIPLKVGTPSEEMIKCHILYFRGSKPHQNEALLNTLRKNNVLMISDDDDDVKRGAMIGFYLQNNSFRFLINQRNLENADLSVSYKLLNFATVIEPTGGSK, from the coding sequence ATGAAACAATTTTTCGTCGCCCTTTTTTGCTTTTTCTACGGCTCCTCGTTGCTCGCCGTTTCGGAAGAGAGTATCAAAGCCGCTTATTTGGAGCGTTTTACCATGTTTATCCAGTGGCCGAAACCGATCGAGTCCTATACGATCTGCGTCTATGATGATGATTCATTTGCCCAAACCCTGCAAAAAAGCTACTCATCACGCCTCTTTAACAACCATCCTCTCAAGGTAATCCCTCTTAAGGTCGGAACCCCTTCCGAAGAGATGATAAAGTGCCATATTCTCTATTTTCGCGGTTCAAAGCCTCATCAGAATGAAGCCCTATTGAATACTTTGCGTAAAAACAATGTTTTGATGATCAGCGATGATGATGACGATGTGAAACGGGGGGCGATGATCGGATTTTATTTGCAAAACAACTCCTTTCGATTCCTTATCAATCAGCGTAACTTGGAAAATGCCGATTTGAGCGTTAGCTATAAACTTCTCAATTTCGCCACGGTTATCGAACCGACCGGAGGATCAAAATGA
- a CDS encoding EAL domain-containing protein has translation MSDDELLFAPEEEEALSETPWTVMIVDDDAEVHSFTKLALHDFTYERKPLRFLSAYSAAEAAEIIKKHDDIAIILLDVVMESETAGLDLVETIRYNFNNTMVRIIIRTGQPGVAPERYVIDHYDINDYKEKTELTTDRLYTTVRSALSQYKQIIELLNKKNEIYAALITDSLTGLGNRVKLNYDLDTDEPMSLILLNIDAFSMINDVYGFDVGDQMLLQFGKILHNSSCPACSVYRLEADIFAVLTAHKEIQDVQKEVMRIQNTITKHSFLINAIEHRVNVTMGVVERDMGNMIQKAEIALREARKMSRNRIQVYSDGLAVIQQIKDNTKWTKWLKDALDNDKLIAYYQPIIDCKSGEITKYEALVRLEHDGVIYAPFHFLSTARYAGLLYQITQRVFEQACARFSTNTLHFSVNITDQDLVESDFIRFIEQTRTQYGIDVDRIYFEILEDSSILANPVAEKHLNELTALGYHLCLDDFGVQCSNFAQLGNLDLDIVKIDGTYIKDIDVNTKSQVVTESILFFTHKIGVKTVAEFVHSSQVYEIVKSMGIDYAQGYFIGEPKPDLVQ, from the coding sequence ATGTCGGATGATGAACTTTTATTCGCCCCCGAAGAAGAAGAGGCATTATCCGAAACACCCTGGACGGTAATGATCGTCGATGACGATGCCGAAGTTCACTCCTTTACAAAATTAGCCCTTCACGATTTTACCTATGAACGCAAACCGCTCCGTTTTCTCTCCGCCTACAGTGCCGCTGAAGCAGCTGAAATTATAAAGAAGCATGATGATATTGCAATCATTTTGCTTGATGTCGTCATGGAGAGCGAAACGGCCGGTCTGGATCTTGTCGAAACCATCCGCTATAACTTCAATAATACGATGGTACGGATTATCATCCGAACGGGACAACCCGGTGTGGCACCGGAGCGGTACGTCATCGATCATTATGACATCAATGACTACAAAGAAAAAACAGAGCTGACAACCGATCGGCTCTACACCACGGTCCGAAGTGCCCTCTCGCAATACAAACAGATTATTGAGCTTCTGAATAAAAAGAATGAGATTTATGCTGCCCTTATAACCGACAGCCTGACCGGACTGGGAAATCGCGTCAAGCTCAACTACGATCTCGATACTGACGAACCTATGTCGCTGATTTTGCTGAATATTGATGCGTTCAGTATGATCAATGACGTATACGGGTTTGATGTAGGGGATCAGATGCTGTTGCAGTTTGGAAAAATTTTACACAATTCTTCCTGTCCCGCATGTAGTGTTTATCGCCTTGAAGCTGATATATTTGCCGTATTAACAGCCCATAAAGAGATTCAGGATGTCCAAAAAGAGGTTATGCGCATCCAAAATACCATCACCAAACACTCTTTTCTCATCAATGCCATTGAGCATCGGGTCAATGTTACCATGGGTGTCGTTGAACGAGACATGGGGAATATGATCCAAAAAGCTGAAATCGCGCTGCGCGAAGCACGAAAAATGAGCCGAAACCGGATACAGGTTTACTCAGACGGTTTGGCTGTTATCCAGCAAATCAAAGATAATACCAAATGGACAAAATGGCTCAAAGACGCTCTTGATAACGACAAGCTGATTGCCTATTATCAACCTATCATTGATTGTAAAAGCGGAGAGATTACCAAGTATGAAGCACTCGTGCGACTCGAACATGACGGGGTTATCTATGCCCCCTTTCACTTTCTCTCTACTGCCAGATATGCCGGTCTCCTCTACCAAATAACCCAACGGGTATTTGAACAGGCCTGCGCACGTTTTAGTACCAATACCCTCCATTTTTCGGTTAATATCACCGATCAGGATCTCGTCGAATCCGATTTTATCCGCTTTATCGAACAAACACGTACCCAATACGGAATCGATGTCGATCGAATTTATTTTGAGATTCTCGAAGACAGCAGCATTTTAGCCAATCCGGTCGCCGAAAAACATCTCAACGAGCTCACTGCACTGGGATACCATCTGTGTCTGGACGATTTTGGGGTTCAATGTTCGAATTTCGCCCAACTCGGAAATTTGGACCTTGATATTGTGAAAATCGACGGAACCTATATCAAAGATATCGATGTTAATACGAAATCTCAGGTAGTGACTGAATCGATTCTCTTTTTTACCCATAAAATAGGGGTAAAAACCGTAGCCGAATTTGTCCACAGTTCTCAGGTGTACGAAATCGTCAAATCAATGGGGATCGATTACGCGCAAGGGTACTTTATAGGTGAACCCAAACCTGACTTGGTTCAATGA
- a CDS encoding GGDEF domain-containing protein codes for MEPLHPFYERYFDVLDIAFQPIVDIHSGISFGVEALLRGSDVLGFVTIEAFFDHLYEENILYTFDLRLREKVIEKFCSIAGFENLKLFYNLDNRVLEMTDFSKGNTSRILRRYGLDQKSIVFELSEHNEIVNLDHFTKLMNHYGDEGFCIAIDDFGIGQSGYKLLYHCTPNIIKIDRFFLSSINKDPKKKLLAHNMVQLATLMGCRVIAEGVENNQELFVCKEIGAHMVQGYFVQHPTIDASKIEIKYPHIMESSTRDLRHKEDQNIILKRLESLKPIIIGDSMEALLDLLKEDDKLFLVPVVDSMHHPQGIIHEHRLKSVIYSPFGRSLIQNRSSNLSVLETYIEPIPVVDIKMPLETIIELFSLSENAPGVLVVESSRYIGYLSARDMIDVIHERNLIRARDENPLTRLPGNFRINEYIANILENPEEAIVVYFDFDHFKPYNDHYGFRNGDRVILLFAELMHKVLSPEFFKGHIGGDDFFMGALLNESTTFKSVCTQVELLIHKFIDNVRDFYETKDRERGCIIAEDREGNSKEYKLLSVSAVVIRIQKNSDLLSGEHLQRLFAQEKKIAKKSPDHLSIVEL; via the coding sequence ATGGAACCTCTACACCCCTTTTACGAACGTTATTTTGATGTCTTGGATATCGCCTTTCAACCGATTGTCGATATCCATTCCGGAATCAGTTTTGGTGTTGAAGCCCTTTTACGGGGAAGCGATGTTTTAGGATTTGTCACGATCGAAGCTTTTTTTGATCACCTTTACGAAGAAAACATCCTCTATACCTTCGATCTTCGTTTGCGTGAAAAAGTGATTGAAAAATTTTGCAGTATTGCGGGCTTTGAGAATCTGAAACTTTTTTACAATCTCGATAATCGAGTATTGGAGATGACCGACTTTTCAAAAGGAAATACCTCCCGAATTCTCAGACGTTACGGACTCGATCAAAAGAGTATTGTTTTTGAGCTCTCCGAACATAACGAAATCGTCAATTTAGACCATTTTACCAAATTGATGAACCACTATGGCGATGAAGGCTTTTGTATTGCGATCGATGATTTCGGAATCGGCCAATCAGGGTATAAACTCCTCTATCACTGTACGCCGAACATTATCAAAATCGACCGCTTTTTTTTGAGTTCGATTAACAAAGACCCTAAAAAGAAACTACTGGCCCACAATATGGTTCAACTGGCAACTCTCATGGGATGCAGAGTTATTGCTGAAGGGGTGGAAAACAATCAGGAACTTTTCGTTTGCAAAGAGATAGGTGCTCACATGGTACAAGGTTATTTCGTTCAACACCCTACAATTGACGCTTCCAAAATAGAGATCAAATATCCTCATATTATGGAATCTTCCACACGAGATCTTCGACACAAAGAAGATCAAAACATTATTCTTAAACGTCTCGAATCCCTCAAACCGATTATTATTGGTGATTCGATGGAGGCGCTCCTTGATCTGCTCAAAGAAGATGATAAGCTTTTCTTGGTGCCGGTTGTTGATTCGATGCACCATCCTCAGGGTATTATTCATGAGCATCGCCTTAAATCGGTCATTTATTCCCCTTTCGGACGTTCTCTGATCCAAAACCGCTCTTCCAACCTCTCTGTATTAGAGACCTATATCGAACCGATCCCCGTCGTTGATATCAAAATGCCATTGGAAACCATAATAGAACTTTTCTCCCTTTCTGAAAATGCACCGGGTGTTTTAGTTGTCGAATCATCCCGTTATATCGGCTATCTCAGTGCACGCGATATGATCGATGTTATCCATGAACGCAATCTTATCCGTGCTCGTGATGAAAATCCTCTGACAAGACTTCCGGGCAACTTTAGAATCAACGAATACATCGCTAATATCCTCGAAAATCCTGAGGAAGCTATTGTTGTCTATTTCGATTTTGACCATTTTAAACCCTATAACGACCATTACGGTTTTCGCAACGGGGATCGTGTTATCTTGCTTTTTGCCGAACTGATGCACAAAGTCCTCTCACCCGAATTTTTTAAAGGACACATAGGTGGGGATGACTTTTTTATGGGAGCATTGTTAAATGAGTCTACAACCTTTAAATCCGTATGCACTCAGGTGGAACTGCTCATTCATAAATTTATTGACAATGTCCGTGATTTTTACGAAACTAAAGATCGCGAGAGAGGGTGTATCATTGCCGAAGACCGGGAAGGCAATAGTAAAGAGTATAAACTTCTCTCCGTCAGTGCGGTTGTGATCCGAATTCAAAAAAACTCCGATCTTCTCAGCGGCGAACATCTTCAGCGACTTTTTGCCCAAGAGAAGAAAATAGCAAAAAAATCACCCGATCATCTAAGTATCGTAGAGCTTTAA
- a CDS encoding UDP-2,3-diacylglucosamine diphosphatase: protein MNELHYRSVFISDLHLGTRDAQSDRLLEFIRNIECENLYLVGDIIDGWELRRNWRWSQAQSDVLQKILRKARKGTKVHYIIGNHDEFLRSFLPMVMGDNITITHEKVHFALNGKRYLVVHGDMFDAVTMTKKWVAHLGDRCYLFMLRLNRPINTIRRWFGKYHYWSLSKMAKQSVKQAVSFITDYEEILSSHADDGGYDGVICGHIHHAEMRLINNIEYLNCGDWVESCTAIVEHYDGRFEIYEHDQNH from the coding sequence ATGAATGAATTGCACTATCGAAGCGTTTTTATCTCGGATCTCCATCTCGGAACACGCGACGCACAATCGGATCGACTTTTAGAGTTTATCCGAAATATCGAATGTGAAAACCTCTATCTCGTCGGCGACATCATCGACGGATGGGAACTGCGCCGCAACTGGCGATGGAGCCAAGCACAATCCGATGTCCTCCAAAAAATCCTCCGCAAAGCCCGAAAAGGGACCAAAGTCCACTACATCATCGGCAATCATGATGAGTTCTTACGCTCATTTTTGCCGATGGTGATGGGGGATAATATCACGATCACCCACGAAAAAGTACATTTCGCTCTCAACGGGAAACGCTATCTTGTAGTGCATGGGGATATGTTTGATGCCGTAACGATGACCAAAAAATGGGTTGCCCATCTAGGAGATCGCTGCTACCTCTTTATGCTTCGTCTGAATCGCCCGATCAATACCATACGCCGATGGTTCGGAAAATACCACTATTGGTCCCTTTCAAAAATGGCCAAACAAAGTGTCAAACAAGCGGTGAGCTTTATAACCGATTATGAGGAGATACTTTCGTCTCACGCCGATGATGGCGGTTATGACGGGGTTATCTGCGGGCATATCCATCACGCCGAGATGCGTCTTATCAACAACATAGAATATCTCAACTGTGGCGATTGGGTTGAATCCTGCACCGCTATCGTCGAACATTATGATGGAAGATTTGAGATTTATGAACACGACCAAAACCATTAA
- the pstB gene encoding phosphate ABC transporter ATP-binding protein PstB encodes MASIIDIKEECALQVRNFDFTYKGAAAPSLKKVTMPIAKHSVTALIGPSGCGKTTLLRSFNRMHDLYPGNKYEGEIEFEGRNILDPKEDLIHLRTKIGMIFQKPTAFPMSIYDNVAYGMRLQGIKNKTELDGRVEKALQDAAIWKEVSDRLKHDANGLSGGQQQRLCIARAIAVEPEVLLFDEPTSALDPISTQGIEKLVIELKERVSIIIVTHNMQQAARVSDYTGFMYLGDLVELGHTEELFVTPKEKLTQEYITGKFG; translated from the coding sequence ATGGCAAGTATTATCGATATCAAAGAAGAGTGCGCACTCCAGGTTCGCAATTTTGACTTTACCTATAAAGGTGCCGCTGCACCGAGCTTGAAAAAAGTGACCATGCCGATTGCCAAACATTCCGTTACGGCTCTCATCGGACCATCCGGTTGCGGGAAAACAACGTTACTTCGTTCATTCAACCGTATGCATGATCTCTATCCGGGAAATAAATATGAGGGTGAAATCGAATTCGAAGGACGCAATATCCTCGATCCAAAAGAAGATTTGATCCATCTGCGCACCAAGATCGGGATGATTTTCCAAAAACCGACCGCATTCCCGATGTCAATTTATGACAACGTCGCGTACGGTATGCGTTTGCAAGGGATTAAAAATAAAACTGAGCTGGATGGACGTGTAGAAAAAGCGCTCCAAGATGCCGCTATCTGGAAAGAAGTCAGCGATCGTCTTAAACACGATGCAAACGGTCTCTCAGGGGGTCAGCAACAACGTCTTTGTATCGCTCGTGCGATCGCGGTAGAGCCCGAAGTATTGCTTTTTGACGAACCGACCTCTGCACTCGATCCGATCTCGACTCAGGGGATCGAAAAACTCGTAATCGAGCTCAAAGAGCGCGTATCGATCATCATCGTTACCCATAACATGCAGCAAGCCGCGCGTGTGAGTGATTACACCGGATTTATGTATCTGGGAGATTTGGTAGAACTCGGGCATACCGAAGAACTCTTCGTCACCCCGAAAGAGAAGCTCACCCAAGAGTACATCACCGGCAAATTCGGTTGA